In Lolium rigidum isolate FL_2022 chromosome 7, APGP_CSIRO_Lrig_0.1, whole genome shotgun sequence, the DNA window TATAATAATTAAAAAGTACAAACCGTACTATCATGATCATGTGGCAAATTAAGACAATGCCAGGAATACCGACTTCAAACTGCATTAGTATATGTCTCCCATGATATCAATTTTATAGTGATCTCGTGCACTTTGGCGAGATAAATATCAAACTTCATTTAGCAAATAACACAAAATTTTACAAACAGTATTGGATGGCATGTCATGAGATTGGAATAACATAGTAGAGAAGAAACAAAATTGTAATACAAAAATTAAGGCTAGTCATTTCAAGTTGTAAGAATTGTGAGGTTTGAACTATAAGAATCATGACTCAAATTTTACCCAATCCACCTTTTTCACCACATATATTACCAACATTTTGAATGTTGCTTGAACATAACTATTATCATATTTTTCAAAGAATGTACCGTGTAATATATCATAGTGAACTCAAATGTTAGATTGCTACTGGATCTATCATATAAACCATCAAGGTCTTAATTAATTATGCATGACTGATaataaataaacaaaataaaatagtaCATATAATTTCTCCAATAGAAGATAACCGAGTAACTATTTAGTTACTCTATTTTACCGATCCGTTAATCAAATAACAACAGGAAGGAACTATTCAACTTATGAGAGAATAAGTGAAACAATTAGCTACTCAGTGACACATGAAGACAAGAAATTCATAGTAGATAAGAAAGTAGTATACTCACAATTGTTTTGCTTCCTCATGTGCTATTCTTCCCAAGTCAGGTTGCAAAATCTAAAGATGCCGCAGCCACTACTCGTCCGGCTCCTCTTCTGGACTTTCATAGCGCTGCACTGTGAAGGTTTCAGGATTGATAGGTTATGCATAGATTGCAGTGGGGAGCATGTGTAATACGCGAAAAATAGGACCTCCGGAAGGGGAAATGTCAAATTTGTGCATTTGCAAAGCATGCATCTCTAACATACgggaaaattttgaaattttatcTCTAAGAATCAAAgtgatcaaatttgaattctagtGTCGAAGTTAACCCAAGTCATGCACTAGAATTTAAATTCAAATCTTGACATGACCTTTCAACATTTCAAAATGTGGGTAAACTAAGACTCCAACACCTAAATTGTTTGTTTTGAATGTTAAAAACATTGTGAGATAACAACTTAACCTAAACAAACACATTTCCAAGTTTTGAATTCAAAATAGTGGTTTGACTTtagtcaaatttgaattcaaattatttgAATCAAAAACCTAAGTCTTTGAGTCAAATACTCCTAAATAACCATCTCAAAAAAAACTTATATAGTCTCAAACTTGAAGTCAATTATCTTCATACAATAAATGCAaaataaaattcaaatttaaaaatttgtGTTTAAATAATAATATGGGCCAGATTTTCAtaactaaataaataaaaatcaataaaaatacaaacttTGAATCAAAACGATCACAAACACATTCTTTATTAATCTCTAAACCATTACAAAGTCATTTACAAACTGGATTGACTAGAAATTAACGGAACATAAAATTAACCTATACAAACTAGAAaatagaaaaaccctaaaaccctaagaaCTATCTAGCCTAGATCTACTATTGCTTCTTGATCGTCACCATCACTTCATCATCACCAAACTATCACAAGCATCACATTAACCACTGTCATTTGTTTAACACCATTTCCATCACAAGTTCTTGATCAACACCACAATCACTTGATCACCACCACCAGGAAACCATATCTTTCACAGATTATTGATCATCACTCGATAAACACTTAACCTGCACAAATACTAGGACCACAATAGATGATTAAAATTTTGGATTTACCCTATGATGATTCCATTTTAATATAGAATCCAATAAAAATTCTAGGAAATAGTCCCTGGAACTCTAAGTGAGGATTCAAACCAAGGATAGCAGATCATAATCCATTAAAATGGAAATAACAGAACAAGAACAAAAATAGTAACCAACATGGCATAAAccaatgtttggaatagccatagGTCGAGTAGTGAAATCCAACCTAATAAGCCCTAGAAACTAAACCTATCCAAGATCAACAACTGAATGCTTGCAATTATAAAATGAACCAACTCAAACATAGAAACTCTAGTAACATGTAGGAACACACAACAATAGAATCTATATAAGTATCCAAGTGCAGGAAATCCAACAGTAACATGTAGCAACACACAACAACACTAGAACAATAAACTCTAGAACGAGAAATTCCAGGAAACCCAATGGGGAATATTCTAATGGAtcaaatgaactaaatcaaatctGATAGAAACAATAGGCCAATACCTCACTTGAATTTAGATCcacaaaaaatcaaaaaccaataaAAGTAGAAATCCAACCTAACAAGCACTAGAAACTAAGCCTATCCAAGGTCAACAACTGAAAGTTTCTGCAATTATAATACGAACCAACTAAAACACAGAAACTCTAGTAATAATTATAGGAATTGATATAAATAAATCCGAACTAGAAAAGCTTAttggtacttgatacgtctcaaacgtatctataatttctgatgttccatgcttgttttatgacaatacctacatgttttgttcacactttatatcgttttgatgcgttttctagaactaacctattgacgagatgccgaagtgccagttcccgttttctgctgtttttggtttcagaaatcctagtaaggaaatattctcggaatcggacaaaatcaatgcccaataccctattttcaccggaagcttccagaacacccgagagggaccagaggggggccacaggggccccagacactatggcggcgcggccagaggggggggcgccggcctgttgtctggtggccccgttgaccttctgacgccgcctcttcgcctatataaaggtcccttacctaaaacacgatacgaataagccacggtacgcgaaaccttccagagccgccgccatcgcaaagccaagatctgggggacaggagtctctgttccggcacgccgccgggacggggaagtgcccccagaaggctcctccatcaacaccaccgccatcttcatcaccgctgctgtctcccatgaggagggagtagttctccatcgaggctaagggttgtaccggtagctatgtggttcatctctctcctatgtacttcaatacaataatctcatgagctgccttacatgattgagattcatatgatgatgcttgtaatctagatgtcattatgctagtcaagtgggttttacttatgtgatctccggagactccttgccccacgtgtgtaaaggtgacaagtgtgtgcaccgtgtgggtctcttaggctatatttcacggaatacttattcaccgttatgaatggcatagtgaagtgcttatttatatccctttatgattgcaatgtgctttgtatcgctactagtctatgtgctactcatgtgatgttattaaagtagtctattcctcccgcatggtgtaatggtgacgagtgtgtgcatcgtgtagttcttgtcgtagattatgatcataatctcttgtaggttatggagttgattatcgctatgatagtattgatgtgatttattccccttcatagtgtaaaggtgacgagtgtgtatgctatgttagtactcggtctattttgcaaagatctattatgctctaaggttacttaaacatgaatatcgaatgttgtggagcttgttaactccggcattgagggttcgtgtaatcctacgcaaggaatggtgttcattatcaaacaagagtatatgtagcacaaatgagagaagttattatttattatgcgatcaatgttgagagtgtccactagtgaaagtatgatccctaggccttgtttccaatactgcaaacaccgcttatttaccgttctgttgcatgtttacttgctgccatattttattcagattgctattaccactcatatacatctatactacttgtatttcactatctcttcgccgaactagtgcacctatacatctgacaagtgtattaggtgtgttggggacacaagagacttcttgtatcgtgattgcagggttgcttgagagggatatctttgacctcttcctccctgagttcgataaaccttgggtgatccacttaagggaaaacttgctgctgttctacaaacctctgctcttggaggcccaacactgtctacaagaatagaagcacccgtagacatcaagctattttctggcgccgttgccgggaggaaaggtaaaaggtactcacactccggatctcggctactaagctattttccggcgccgttgtaagtactcgaagatatttcctttagatcctgcaattgcatcttttggtttcttgtttacactagttaggcataatggaaagcaacagtgagcttcttattctatttcctgagttaagacatggattgtttgctgcgaaaattaaaaaacctatggaatcttatttgcatgctggtaacaatgatattagtatgaacgctttgaacaccattgttgttaatgatatggaaaattctaagcttggggaagctggttttgatgagcatgatatttttagtcccccaagcattgaggagaaaattttctttgatgatactttgcctcctatatttgatgatgagaataataatgatagctactttgctgaatttgctcccactacaactaataaaattgattatgcttatgtggagagtaataattttatgcatgagactcatgataagaatgctttatgtgatagttatattgttgagtttgctcatgatgctactgaaagttattatgagagaggaaaatatggttgtagaaattttcatgttactaaaacacctctctatgtgctgaaatttttgaagctacacttgttttgtcttcctatgcttgccactataatcttcatgaacttatttatttacaagattcctatgcataggaagcatgttagacttaaatgtgttttgaatttgcctcttgatgctctcttttgcttcaaatactatttcttgcgagtgcatcattaaaactcgctgagcccatcttaatggctataaagaaagaacttcttgggagataacccatgtgtttattttactacagcaatttttgttttgttgagtcttggaagttgtttactactgtagcaacctctccttatcatgtttttgtgccaagtaaagtctctatggtaaagttgatgctagattcgggttgctgcgcagaaacagatttgctgtctgtcacgaatttgagcagaagtctctgtaaaaaaatcaaaaaaatctgcaaatttacgtgtgtgatcctcagatatgtacgcaactttcattagttttgagtttttccgtttgatcaagttaagtgcccctttcaagttcgtctttacggactgttctgtttttgacagattctgccttttatttcacattgccgcttttgttaagttgaatgagtttctttgttccattaactttcagaagttttgtgcaatgtccagaagtgttaagaatgattgtgtcacctctgaacatgtgaatttttgattgtgcactaaccctctaatgagtttgctcgaagtttggtgtggcagaagttttcaagggtcaatagaagagggtgatataatgtgatcgagaagagtgaaaggtctaagcttggggatgcccccgtggttcatccctgcatattttaagaagactcaagcatctaagcttggggatgcccaaggcatccccttcttcatcgacaacttatcaggtttcttctagtgaaactatatttttattcagtcacatcttatgtactttacttggagcgtctgtgtgcttttattttcgttttgttattttcattctctgaataagttcatccttgtgtgggagagagacacgctccgcttttttataTGAACAGTAGTGTTCTTCATTCATGCTtctaatgttcaagggcgaaagttgatcgcttcacttgttgctatttggttggaatcagaaaatgcttcatatggtcttgaataatttgatacttggcaattgttttgagctctcataaatcatgtttaagctcttgcatcatgtagttaaatctagtagtggagaactactgtagagcttgttgaaatttggtttgcatgattggtctctctaaggtctagatattttctagtaaaagtgtttgagcaacaaggaagacaatgtagagtcttataatgcttgcaatacgttcttatgtaagttttgctgtaccggttcatacttgtgtttgcttcaaacaaccttgctagccagagccttgtactgagagggaatacttctcgtgcatccaaacaccttgagcaaaaaacctatgccatttgtgtccaccatatctacctactatgtggtatttcctgccattccaagtaaatactttatgtgctacctttaaacatttcaaaagctattatctcttatttttgtcaatgttttatagctcatgaggaagtatgtggtgttttatctttcgatcttgtcatttacttctgacagactttcacaatggactagtggctcatccgcttatccgataattttgcaaaaggagctggcaatggggtttccagcctcaattaattaacttgcattaataattctcttcacatgttttgctctgatttatcagtaagcaacttaaatttgcaaatagacactcctccatggtatgtgaatgttggaaggcacccgaggattcggttagccatggcttgtgtaagcaaaaggttgggggagtgtcatctaataaataaaactaaagtacatgtgtaaataaaagagaagagggatgatctaccttgctggtagagataacgtccttcatgggagccgctcttgaaagtctagttggcgaggtagttagagtacccactaccattcgttgacaacaacaaacacctctcaaaactttacttttatgctctctatatgatttcaaaacttgaaaagctctagcacatgattttatcctcgcttcctctcgcgaagggccattcttttacttttatgttgagtcagtttacctatttccttccatcttagaagcaaacacttgtgtcaactgtgcactgattcttacatacttgcttatttgcattcatcatattactctatgttgacaattatccatgagatatgcatgttgaaagttgaaagcaactgctgaacttatatcttcctttgtgttgcttcgatgcctttactttgaatttattgttttatgagttaactcttatgcaagactttttgatgcttgtcttgaaagtactattcataaaaagttttgctatatgtcatctatttgttagcaaactatagatattgctttgaatcactccattcatgtcatatgctttacaataatgttgatcaagattatgatggtagcatgtcacctcgtaaattattcttgttatcgtttacctactcgaggacgagtaggaactaagcttggggatgctgatacgtctcaaacttatctataatttctgatgttccatgcttgttttatgacaatacctacatgttttgttcacactttatatcattttgatgcgttttccggaactaacctattgacgagatgccgaagtgccagttcctgttttctgctgtttttggtttcagaaatcctagtaaggaaatactctcggaatcggacgaaatcaacgtccagtaccctattttcaccggaagcttccagaacacccgagagggaccagaggggggacacaggggccccacacacgatggcggcgcggccagaggggggggcgtgccggcctgttgtctggtggccccgttgaccttctgacgccgcctcttcgcctatataaaggtccctgacctaaaacacgatacgaataagccacggtacgcgaaaccttccagagccgccgccatcgcaaagccaagatctgggggacaggagtctctgttccggcacgccgtcgggacggggaagtgcccccggtaggctcctccatcaacaccaccgccatcttcatcaccgctgctgtctcccatgaggagggagtagttctccatcgaggctaagggctgtacggtagctatgtggttcatctctctcctatgtacttcaatacaataatctcatgagctgccttacatgattgagattcatatgatgatgcttgtaatctagatgtcattatgctagtcaagtgggttttacttatgtgatctccggagactccttgccccacgtgtgtaaaggtgacgagtgtgtgcaccgtgtgggtctcttaggctatatttcacagaatacttattcactcgttatgaatggcatagtgaagtgcttatttatatccctttatgattgcaatgtgctttgtatcgctactagtctatgtgctactcatgtgatgttattaaagtagtctattcctcccgcatggtgtaatggtgacaaggtgtgcatcgtgtagttcttgtcgtagattatgatcataatctcttgtaggttatggagttgattatcgctatgatagtattgatgtgatttattcccccttcatagtgtaaaggtgacaagtgtgtatgctatgttagtactcggtctattttgcaaagatctattatgctctaaggttacttaaacatgaatatcgaatgttgtggagcttgttaactccggcattgagggttcgtgtaatcctacgcaaggaatggtgttcattatcaaacaagagtatatgtagcacaaatgagagaagttattatttattatgcgatcaatgttgagagtgtccactagtgaaagtatgatccctaggccttgtttccaatacgcaaACACCGCTCATttaccgttcgttgcatgtttacttgctgccatattttattcagattgctattaccactcatatacatctatactacttgtatttcacttgtctcttcgccgaactagtgcacctatacatccgacaagtgtattaggtgtgttggggacacaagagacttcttgtatcgtgattgcagggttgcttgagagggatatctttgacctcttcctccctgagttcgataaaccttgggtgatccacttaagggaaaacttgctgctgttctacaaacctctgctcttggaggcccaacactgtctacaagaatagaagcacccgtagacatcagtactaTCCAAAATTGGCAAGAAGACAACATACCAAACCGACATGCCTAAATAGTCAGGTCACTAGAATTCCAAGTTTTGAGTCAATTGACCACATAATCCATCTTCCTTGGCACATAAAACAACTCAGAGGAGTGGTGAGTCACCGTATGTTACACGCATCACACGCACAATCCATGACCCAACCCATAAATAGCCTAGCACTCACACCCCATAACTCACAACACACCACTAGCTTCGACTAGAAAGACACACATAGACACATACatagaaatgtgagagagaaagaccAAGCAAGGAGCTGGAGGAGAAGGGCAAACAAGGAGGGTCATAAGCTTTGCATCACCATCAGGCATAAGAAGTGCCCAGTCTTCAAAGGTTTAGGTGAAGCCCTTATGATAGAGCCTTAACTAAAGTAGAACACTAGAATAGAATATGCACCAAAGGATTAAGCTCTGGAAGTGCATTAGCAAGGCGCACACACACTTGCTAGTGACTGCAAACATAGGCACCACTGGAAATCCATAGATAGACCTGGCAATTTCACAGTGAAATCACCTAGGAGAATATGATCGAGCAGGGCACAAGACACAACCCTTCATGTTATACTAGATTTTCAGTATGATCGGATGTAGTTGTATGGTAAGACCTGACAAACTCTCCAAAATTTTGCACAAGGTGACCGGGACAGGTCTCTtgtgggcagtcaaacaaggtatTTTTGCACTAGAAGAACGAAAAGAGAGACCCATGCGACCACCTTTCATGCGGGCTACCAAACATGTTGCATAACATGATTCAATGAATGTTTTTTTCCAAAACATGTTGCATAACATGGGCAAAGATTtgcatgcaggctaccaaacacaccatgGTACTAGTGTAAATATGTTGTAATTTGTGCCACACAAAGAATTTACACAACTTATTAAGTTGCCCCAATCCATTGCCCATATATACAAATGAACAAAATTCGAGTGTTGATGAATTAAAAAACACATGAGTAGCCAAAAGTCGAGCAAAAATGTTACTCGCTACAGCTAGCTATGGTATACCACGGGCACTAATGTACCAATTCCAAAGAGAAGACATACTtcctccggttcaaaataattgatAAAAgataaatgtatctagatatattttagcttatagatacatctatttttttaaaattatttaaaaCCAGAGGAAGTACCATTTTTTGAAGAAAAAGAAATCAGTATGTCGGCCTTCGCTTCAAACTCTGGTTACAGTCTCTCTCTCTCACGAGAAAGAAATGAGAAGATTCATGGTGGAAGAGATAATGCGAGGGAAAGAGAAAAACGTGGCCAAGTTATTAATTAGGGGAGAGAAGAAAGGGGTCCACACATGGAGACGCGGGGTCGTGCGCTAACCGTGCCCATAATAACCCGGTAGAGCTCGTTCGTACCTTGACATGGTTTGACATGTTAACAATACGTGGTTGGATGTCTAGCAAGACAGTGTCACCTTAGCCTACGAGAGTTCTAATCTCAGGTTTAATACTTTTGTGTCTCATAGAGGtaaaatattctttcagtgggagatAACGTTCCCGTTGATAACGAAACGGTTGTGATGATTTCGTCAGTCTCAAGATCTGCTGGATCATCAGTTTGTTGACTCAGTCTCTCTCGAAGGTGGTTAGACCATATACTATGTGCTCTAAAAGCGATTCATAGAGGCTTTGGAATCGGTTCCACACATAGTGGAGCATCGACTTATTGCTTCTGACACAACAAGCGAACCAACAAGTTGGTTCGGTTCATACTGATAAAACAATGATTCATTTGCTGAGACAAAGGGATGGAAAGAAGGCTGCTCACAGGAAGTGGTAGGAAATGCAGGAAAAAGTAATGGTTCTTTTATTTGTACTAGGCCCCATTGGTACTGCATGATGCGGTTCATACATAGTAGGAAAACGTTATCTGACAATCTTTTTCCAGGAATCGGCTACACATAGTACATGGTCTTATAAGGCAGGGTGTGTCTGTGTCCGTTTATAGAAGTGAGTTTATGTGGCGTCCGTACTTTGTTCCAAATTAGCCTGATGCAAAGATTCTTGGAATTTGGGAGCACGGCGGAGAAGGAGTGAGCGGAAGGACCATGATCGTGACGGAGGCACGGAGCTCCGCCCGCCGACGAGGTTCTGTCCCGCGGTCAAGCAATACCTCGACAAGGGTGGCTAGTCCTTGATGAAGCTATCAGCGAGTTCTGACAGTGACAGCGTTGCAGGCAAAGGAGTCAATCCCCTCGGACAGTTGACTAGAAGAACACCACCACAAAATTCCCCATCTCCTGCGCGCCCCTAGATCCCCGCACATCTCTGCACCTCTAGATTTCGGTCGACGACCCGCGAGAATGGCTGGCGGCGACCTGCGAAGCCTGGCGTTGGTCTCGACCGTGGTCACCGCGGCCATGTGCTACGTCCGCTTCGCGGCGCAGCGCCTCCGCCCGGGGCTCCCCCGCCTCGCCGCGTTCCTCCCGGTGCTCGCCGTCCTCCCCTTCCTCCCCCTCGCCTTCCACGCCATCCATCCGcgcgccatctccggcttcttccTCGCCTGGCTCGCCGAGTccaagctcctcctcctcgccgcgggCCAGGGACCCCTCCACCCGTCCCTCCCGCTCCCCGCCTTCGTCGCCGTCGCGTCCGGCCCCGTCCGTCTCCGCGCCGACAAGCCCGCCCAAACCTCACCGTCTGGCCTCGGCCTCATCTCCTCCGCCGTCATGGCCGCGCTGCTCGCGGTCATCGTATCCCTGTACCGGTACAAGGAGGCGATGAACCAGTACCTCCTGCTCACCCTCTACGCGTTCCACGTCTACCTCGCCCTGGAGCTCGTGCTggcgtccatggcggcggcggcgcgcgccgtgCTGGGCCTGGATCTGGAGCCGCAGTTCGACCGGCCGTACCTCTCCGCCTCGCTGCGGGACTTCTGGGGACGGCGGTGGAACCTGTCCGTGCCCGCGATTCTCCGGCCCTGCGTGTACCGCCCCGTGCGCGCGTGGCTCGGCAGCGCGCCCGCGGGGGTGCTCGCGACGTTCCTCGTCTCGGGCCTCGTGCACGAGCTCATGTTCTTCTACATCACGCTGCGGCCGCCCACCGGGGAGGCCACCGCCTTCTTCGCGCTGCACGGGGCgtgcgcggtggcggaggcgtggtGGGCGAGGCACGACAAGTGGTGgcgcccgccgccgctgctggcgACCCCGCTGGTGCTGGCGTTCGTCATGGTGACGGCGTTCTGGCTCTTCTTCCCGCCCATCACCAGGCCCGGGGCCGACAAGGTGGTCATCGCCGAGTGCGAGGCGGCCATCGCGTTCCTGCGGGACGCCGGAGCCTGGGCGGCCGGCTTCGTCCGGCCGGCCTGAACCGGTCGCTCGTAGTGCGGACGGCCTGTGCGTCACGCCTGAGTCCTGGCGCGACCGAGAATCCAGACAGATCATTTCTCGGTGAATTGGCGTGGGCACCACACTGACCAGCGATGACTGTTAGTACTACCTGGGTTTCAATAAATACTAAGATTTATGTTCTTTCTAAAAGTTAAATTACATAAATTGGATTAAACTTTACTTAGTCTAAGTTTTTCAAAAATGTACTGATTTATTATATGGATCGAAGGAAGTATAACACTAGGTAGGAAAGCACTTGTTTGGCAAGCAGCTACGAATACTTTTTTTTAAATATAAACTACATATACAAACGATTATTTAACAATCAGGTAACAGTATGTTTTGTCAATCCATAATAGAGGTCGAATCGTACATGCACATAGAGGTGACCAAGGCAGAGTGTACGCATTCTGTTGCGTTGATAATCTCGCACACCACCAAAAAGAATATTTAATTATACATTTCTGCTAATTCATAGCTAGCTGATTTGTAATTTGTCGACGAGACGTTTTTTTGTCCGCCCATCTTTTTTTAAGATTCGGGTGGGAGACTCAAATGTCATTGTCATTCGTTCTCTGTTCAGGCCCGCGGGTTGGCTTTTTTTGGGTTTTGGGTGTAAGCTCATTGAActtgtttcttttttatttttgtctCAATTATTTGGAAGTGGATTTCACCACGTGTTTGTTTTGTTAGAACGGATAGGATCAAGCAGTGTGTAGTTCAAAGAGAGATAGAGAATTCAGCAGAAGAAACATGTGAAGGAACAGAGGAGCGAAACCTCGCCGTCTTCATCCCCCTCAAGCAGAACCGGAGTCGGAGGCACGAGGATATGTCTCCGCCCAGCGCCCCCTCCGCCCTGTCGCGGGATGTGGCCATCTTTATCTtctattgtgttttttttttcatcttcCGTAGCCAATTCGATACCATGTTCCAGAATCCAGCTACCTATAGGTCATCATCATCCGTGATGGCATCCTTTCTACCAACAACACCTTTCAATTTCCTATGTTTTCTCCTGTGCATCTTTCACCTTATCCTTATCTATCTTCTTCATCAAATCCATCATTGACAATGGCGTAGTGGTGCCTTCATCGCTATTGGCAGAACCATCCTAGGGTATCTGCTAGGTTTTTTGAACAAGGGAGATCCCAAAGGAGCCAGAGTTGTGTCGTACAATTTACATTGAGTTCCCTTAAGAAAATAAAATAGCAACTACGACCTAGAGTTTTACATAAAGTACCCTG includes these proteins:
- the LOC124670413 gene encoding probable long-chain-alcohol O-fatty-acyltransferase 4, with the protein product MAGGDLRSLALVSTVVTAAMCYVRFAAQRLRPGLPRLAAFLPVLAVLPFLPLAFHAIHPRAISGFFLAWLAESKLLLLAAGQGPLHPSLPLPAFVAVASGPVRLRADKPAQTSPSGLGLISSAVMAALLAVIVSLYRYKEAMNQYLLLTLYAFHVYLALELVLASMAAAARAVLGLDLEPQFDRPYLSASLRDFWGRRWNLSVPAILRPCVYRPVRAWLGSAPAGVLATFLVSGLVHELMFFYITLRPPTGEATAFFALHGACAVAEAWWARHDKWWRPPPLLATPLVLAFVMVTAFWLFFPPITRPGADKVVIAECEAAIAFLRDAGAWAAGFVRPA